acttaaagaaatatttttcaaataatttaaatcaattatacaacaaaattaaatattattttttaaaatatttttatcgtaTCAAACGCACAATATTCCTACGTATATACGTAGAGAATGCAATTGGGGAATATCTATGGAGTATGGACTATCCATCTTTTACGATggataatattttaatgaattcaaaaaaaattaatcatcttAATCAAgtctaaaattttataattataaatccaTCAAATTAAAATGACCCAAACAAATTTCTTATACATCACATATGAATTATAGTAAAACTTCATTGTACCAATACTAGACATCCTTAATTAGTTACAATCAATAGATCCTTAAGATGCATATAATTAAAGTTTACATGCTTTCTATATATAGCTTCTAAATATGCCAAAGGAAATGTAGAATTAATTATCCCCAGCAATTGCAGCTCCTCCTCATCAATCTACaaattatgtttttcaaaaaaacattagtacgtacataataataaaactataGTGAATATATTTCAACAGTCCCTATATGATTGAAACAAGGCTtttctaatcaaaattttatgtgCTATATATATAGTAAGTCCCACAAATAATTAAgctcaagaaaaaaaaactgcAAATCatggaaagaatttttatagtaCCGTTTAATTCGCTGACTAATTTATTTCACATATGCTAAAATACTTCAAGTTGAATGAAATAAGATTGAGATATCTCGTGTATTCTTACCGTAGGTAGAGGGAGTAAAAGGGTGAGAAGTTTGAAGGTGATATGCTGAAGAATTACTTGTAGTACCAAGTTGGTGTTGATCTCCAAAGAATGAAAATTGAGACAACAATGGTTGTTCTCCAAGTAAATTCAGTTCAGTAATTGCTGCTTCTTCTTGTTGCTCCATCATTGCTACTGGCTGTTGCTTGTACATTTCATACTTCATCAACTAATTTCACATGCAATAGCAAATCCAATATTTATAAACACttacttattatatttaaaaatgcaTGTAAATATAATCGATCATTCCAatagatatttatatatgaaatgaaataaCAGTCTAGCTTATTGGTACATTCAATAAAATTCTACTTTTTATAcgtttaattaattgattcatTCATATATGTTTCAGAATACATGTTTGACCAAACTTTTACCATATAAaaaagagtaattaattaagtcaAATAATTAACGTGCGATAAATTAAAGACTTACCCACTGACACATATCATGATTTTCTTTCTCCAACATTTTCTCCTgccacatttttttaaaaaaaattgaataaatcatatatatttttatttattaagaaaaataaataaataaaatattactgtTCTCTTCAGGTTTTCCATCTGCTGTTGCAAGAGTTCAAGCTGCAACCATTGTAAAATTAGGGAAATTGAACTCtcactaatatatattatatcaataaacataatttattaatttaaattaaaaagaaataaattaactaTCGATTAAAATGTACCTTTCTGGCTCTAATTTTGTTAATAGAATTTTCAAGCTGCTTCTCAAGTTCATTTAATTCATCATATTGTGCTGAGTTCAATTCATCACCTTTGTATCTTTGAAGACTTAATTCAAGATTCAATGtttctcttttcatttttgttatttcatcATATTGTTCCAcctataattaaaattttataaattcaatGTTCCAAtagtcaaataattattttattttaaaaaaaaataagtacaaaatttTGTGATCATACCCTATGATCATGAATTGGAAGTGAGGCACCAGTAGTTTGGAGATACTTATTAATGATTTCACCCATGCTGTGaggttaataaaaaaatacaaaatcaaatagAGCATTAATTTGTtactaattaaaaagaatatagaatttaattaacaaccaaaacaaaaaaaaaactcatttaatTAGGAGGGGGGCCTAATCTAACTCATTAGGATGTTatgtaatataataaaagaaggattaatataattaattaattccttaaTGGAAATTAATGATTCTATGAGAACATCACTTTTCTTAGAACTATAGTaagatttaaatataataaaaagaagcattaaaacaaaagaaaaataagaaatttattacACTTCAAAGAAACCCTAATATATTTCATAACTTAATCTCTTAGGCACTTTGAGTTAATTGGTCAACATAAACACTAACctaaattataacaataataaattcaGTATAATCGAacgtattaaaaaaaaaacctgtGAGGTTGAGTGGTGTACTCAAACAATTTGCCTTTGGTTGAGAAAATGATGAGTCCAATTTGAGCATCACAAAGAACAGAAAGTTCATGTGTTTTCTTCAAAAGTCCAGCTCTTCTCTTTGAGAAAGTAACTTGTCTACTTGTTTTGTTCTCAATTCTCTTCACTTCTATCTTTCCTCTCcccattatatttatttattattattgttatcacctatataataataacaaatattaattaatgaaagtaCATGCATGCATGCATcatcaaattagaaaaaaatatggattttAATGGAGAAACGAAAAAATTCCTTTCTTAAAAGTTTAAAAGACAAATATTGTTTGTTAATTTCCTTGAAATTTGCACAAAAGCATGTATAGAAACAAGATCCAAAAGTGAGAAATGGTTAATTTTgatgagttattaatatatggAAGAATTAGTAGAGgagataaaaaggaaaataaagagtttacctttgttcttcttcttgtgtttttttttcccAGGATGGCTTTCTGATTTGGGTAGAAGGTagagtgtgtatatatatatatacttctcAATTTTCCATACTTTCTTTAAAAACTCAGtgtgatgaaaaaataaaaactactcCGGTTTAGTTTATTTatctgattttttatttaacgtAGAgtctaaaaaaataagaaactaacgatatatagagagagaaagaatatactaaaatattttttaatcttatgatcttaaacatgtcaaatagagaattaaaatttaaaaattttcaaaaatagaaaaaactttttacacaaactaaataataataataataatctttcTTCGTGCCCGCAAAAAACACCTATATCCTGATTTGGGTTCTTTTGGAATAAGATAAGATCCATGGACTTTTGCACATTGAGAATGTAAAAGGTTTTATCCTATCAATCGACTATTTGCGTAATCACTAAATTTGTGAGAATTAGTCAAGTGATCACTTTACTATACAAGTTATACACATTATAATAAATTGacacaactataattttttgttacaaTTATTagtgtgtgtatatgtataagtaaaaatctttctaaaaaaaaattgcaactttCTGCTAATTTTCACACATATATGATACGTGAGAAAACTCTTTAGTTGTAATTTCTCACGACATATAGTAAAGGTGGTGTTCATAGAAAATTATGTGAattttataagttaaaaattatttctcgtacatatatatattgcaaaTCTTGAATATTTCTTAACGAAATATCTAAAGTTGcactatttattatatatatacatgtatatagatATCCAAAGTGCATGtgtaatttcttttatattattgttaagAACAGaagatgaatattattattattatcatcattattatataatataaagtagtaattgatgttgttgttgacgCATAACCACCACTGACAACTTATTTTATGAACCCTCCTTGTAGAAATAATGCTACCAAATATTCTTGTGTATTTCCAATTAGGGTTTCTTGGGATAGTGATCATAATTCTAGActtaactcaaaatagaaagtgaAGAAGGTCTCTCATGAGttcccttttttctttgttcttctCTCAAAAGGACAAGACAaatcaaattgttttttttttaatttcttgtttgATGTTTGGTATCACATTAAGATGTTCTACACGATTAAATTTGAGTTCTCACCGGAAAGCCTTATATTGGAAGGTCATGAAGGCGTAAATTACATCCTAAcaaatgtaattatatatttagggacTTGAATTCAAGacttaacttttaactttttttttgttgttctctCTAATGGACaagataaattgttttttttcttcttatttctcATTTGATGTTCAGTATTCATATTGAAATCGCAATAAAAAGTTTCACGTGATTAAATTTAAGTTCGTGCTTTCCAATCTTATATTAAAGGGTAAAAGCGTAAAGACTTTTTAAcaaatgtgattttttattttgaaggacTTTAATTCGAGAGATTTGATTAATATGTTGCCATCTACTAGTAGTAGTATTCTTCCACACTTCACATGCACAAGACCAGTGATCACTCTTTTTTCcattaatttcttttgttttttttttcattacctACTTTGGGGGTTGTGGGGTGGGGGTGGCGCAGAGAAATAACAAACATAGTTTGACCAAATTATTTACTTCCAATCCAAAGTTTCAATTCAAGTGAGAACTGTTTGATTAAACGCGcaacttaaaaaaagaaaaaagaatttagaaacatatatttttatttattcaatattttatttttatttttatttatcacttttaatatgtatttattattttcctattaactattaaattatgataaattgttCGTATTAAAACATTGTTCCTTTAAAAGCATGCAAAGttcaaagtaaaaataaacaaagagtATGTAA
The DNA window shown above is from Solanum lycopersicum chromosome 11, SLM_r2.1 and carries:
- the MADS29 gene encoding MADS-box protein FBP24, producing MGRGKIEVKRIENKTSRQVTFSKRRAGLLKKTHELSVLCDAQIGLIIFSTKGKLFEYTTQPHSMGEIINKYLQTTGASLPIHDHRVEQYDEITKMKRETLNLELSLQRYKGDELNSAQYDELNELEKQLENSINKIRARKLELLQQQMENLKRTEKMLEKENHDMCQWLMKYEMYKQQPVAMMEQQEEAAITELNLLGEQPLLSQFSFFGDQHQLGTTSNSSAYHLQTSHPFTPSTYD